DNA sequence from the Parambassis ranga chromosome 1, fParRan2.1, whole genome shotgun sequence genome:
CTCTGTGGTCTGCTGACATTGACAAAGCCCTCAGCTGGTAAATGCATGGTCCATTGACAATACTAAAGCCAGGGATTACCTGAAAATAAAACCCTGACGGTTAACCTCTAATTCTATGGCTGCATCAAAAATTGCTCCTGGTACTAGATATTTTGGCCTTCTTGGTGAGGCTTAACAAGTGGACATTACCGGTTCGGATGAGCAGCAATGAGAAGGCTCAATCAATTAGATTTTTAGGGCAGAAATTCTAAAGTCTTAAACACActattctgaaaaaaaaaacatttatgttcTCCAGAGAGTGAGGTTGTCTCTCTTTTTGGTCTGAAGTGCCACCTTCAGGTCATATGGTCACTGCACACAACTGTAAATACACTGTGTTCTTTCATGCTTCCCCTCATACATATGGAAATATATTCTATTTCAATGTTCAATATTGAACagacaatcagaattgtctgtGGTGCTTTTCAGAGACCCAGAGTCTGAACCCCCTTATAGGCAAGTGGCAAGAAAACtgccttttaacaggaagaaaccttgaacaggacctggctcataagcagaagcttcctgctgccagttggccgggtagaggagagaagaaggagacaggacagagaggatgaaggagagagagagaggagaagaagagggagacaggacagagaggatgaaggagagacagagaggagaagaagagggagacaggacagagaggatgaaggagagagagagaggagaagaagagggagacaggacagagaggatgaaggagagagaggagaagaagagggagacaggacagagatgatgaaggagagacagagaggagaagaagagggagacaggacagagaggatgaaggagagagagagaggagaagaagagggagacaggacagagatgatgaaggagagacagagaggagaagaagagggagacaggacagagaggatgaaggagagagagaggaacaaacaacataaatgacaggttgttgatgttgtcaagctAAAAcaattgtgtttatattatagtggatgtatataTCATCAGTTGATGACAACGGAgactatatataaatatatgcatAATGGGGACAATGTACAAGTGTCCTAAAACCCCTATTTTAATTCTGTTTATGTATGTAAAGCATAATGAAAAAATATCTGATCATCGTTTCGGCAGAAACAAACTACAGAAGAACAATAACATTACTTTatcactgtgccattatttatttagcaaaaatgtgTCCCCTCTTTGTCAATTTAagtagttgagctgcagcaggtgctgctgatgatcagtccttgatgaaccgatcatcagcaggtgtacagacctctataaaaacagaggttttgtcagtttgctgctctggagcattcaggtgtgtgttaacacaatgacaagagagaaagacataaacaatggtgttagagaagcagctgttgctgcacatcaaccTGGAAAggcttataaaaccatttcaaactatttggagttcaacgttctacagagagaaagattattcacaagtggaaacattcaagacagctgtcaatcttcacaggagtggacgtcccagaaaattcagcccaagatcagagagatacaaaaaacccaagagctacatgtcagagcctacagacctcactgagcatgctcagtgttactgtgacagcacaattagaagcaGACTGAACaagcacagtttgtttgaagggttaccaggagaaagactcttctgtctaaaaagcacatggaagcaggactgaggttcaccaaactgcatctgaacaaagaacaacacttggaacaatgtcctatggacacatgagaccaaagtggagctgtttggtcttactgatcaccaccatgtctgctggaaaCCAGCACCaaccacagcatttcagcagaaactcctcatacacactgtcaagcatgaAGGTGGAGGGCCGATGATTTGGGCTTGTTCTGCAGACACACGGCCAGGtaaccttgcagtcattgagtggaccctgaactcctctgtataccagagtgttctagaagCTTGTTGTTTATCTGAAGATGTATTCGTCTAATACTAAGACCTGCTATGGCCAGAtacacaaaaactaaattaaaagaGACTGTactaatgtttgaacatgactgaATGGTTGCCAAGGGACTTTCTTTGGTCATTTAAGGCGCCACTAGACTGCATGTTGGTTTCTCTGGCAACGATATCATGACACCATATCACTATACAGTGACATTTAGATCCAGCTGACCTGCTCATGCACGTGGGCTCACCAACTTTGTCTCAGTATGCTACAACACAATGGTGGCTGCACAAAAAGAGACCCTTGCATGGAAACCTCCTAAGCCGTAGAGTTTACGTAGAGTTTCaattcactcattcattcagtgtGTTCAGTATTTTCCAATGTATATGTGAATGTTTTGATTACTGACCAGGACTAAGGCCCAGCTCTCGAACCAGAGCGGGGTTACAGGTGCAGAACCTGTGGCTGAACTTGGTGATGAGGGTCTCCAGGtactctcctctctcctctggtgCATGGATATGCCTGAAGAAATCCCGCAGAGCGTTTGGGAGGAACTGGTTACTGAAATTGTGGAGGGTCACCAACTCATCCAAGACATcccgcctgcacacacacagacaaatgacagtgaataaaatgtgaaactgctacatactgtatatatatatttaatcacATTGTTGTGTAAGCCAAGTGTTGAGATTTgggttttatgtgtgtatgtactaACCTCTCATCTAGGTAAATCCTAAGCATTTTCCAGTTGAGGCGTCTGGTGTAGAAAATGAACTTAGCCAGCTCATTCGGATGATCAACTAGTATGCCCTTAGATATGAAATAACTGataccctacacacacacaggtgacaaaAAATTAGACAAAATAATTTCAGCATCATTCAACATACACAAATATATTGTGGGTATTTTACCTCTTGTGGATTAGCATTGAATGTCAGGCTGCCTTCATCAAGCTGTAAGTACAGTCGTCTGTATGAGAAACCAGCAGGAAGTACTCTGTTGTAGATGGAGCAGTGTCCCCAGGTGGACTTACACAGCCTGATGGACCAACACAGAGGGTTAAAAACAGAAATCTAACTTTATTGTATACTTGTTGTAAATATGTACTTTATGCACTAGAGGTTGATCTCCTTACCCCTGCCACAGATATTCATCATTCCCCAGGTCCTGCCACACGCAGCCGGCCAGGCACAGATCAGTAGCATTCAGGTACGACAGTATGGTGATACCTAATTCAGGTGGCAGCATCTCCAGATCTAGAAAACCATGCGGCTCCTTACCTACAGCACCCAAGAAAAGgcaggagggagaaaaacagaaaacaaatgttttgatTTAGTTTCCACTTGGCATTTATTACCAAGATTAAAACTGTGTGCTTTCCTCAGCTCAGTGCAACACGCAATTGTCTGAGATGCATGTGGTAGTGTTACTGTGTTCCCCCTGACCAGTGGTCTCCACTTGCCATTGTGAACTGCATCACAATCATAATCATTCATCGCTGGTGGTAGATGACGGTAAGACATTGATGCAGTAAGCAGCAAAGGGGAGGCTTTGTGTAGGATTGGAACATGTCCTGGTTCCCAACAGACTGGGCTAGAAAGCAGGGCTCATCCTACATGTGCCACCAGTTAGTCAGTGACGTCTGAGGGCATTGTGCAGATATATTTGCACTTATACTCTGAAGTACATTAGTCTATATTCTGAAGTGTGTTATTTCTGAAGAACTGACTCTTGCTGGAAGTTTTAACCCCCTGAGGTCCTGCACCTTTATGGAAACAGCACACCAATAACAATCAATAGTAGACAGAGtgcaaacatgtgtttgtgcagcacaATACAGTATAAAAGACAAGTCATAAAAATAtatgcagaaatataaacaAACTGGATTTGCCAGGTCCAACCTGCTTTCCCTACTGGTGTAACAAATCTTTTTACATTTTCGAAAAAACCTGATTTTTCTGTAGTCACTCCACATCAACAAATCGCTCAatatttgtcatgtgactgttgaTTGCAGGTGATTCAAACACAGCTTTCTAGTTGAGGAATGCagaatttgtgtttgttttacggTGTATTGTCAGTGCAACCCTTCAATTTGAAGCAGAAATGTAATTTAGATGTGTTGAATGAACAACGTCTGTGATCAGATACCAGTTTTAAGCGTACCTGTGGGTGTACTGTATGCGTAAGccacatgtgtgtgaatgttaaaTGTGGTTTCATTCAGGCCTGAGCACCAGCATCCTTGCAAAAAGGCTCGATTGTAACAGAGGAATTAGTGCATCTTATTCTTGTTGTATGTATTGTGCACTCACAATAAAGGAATCTTAATCTCAGGGACAGATCGTTTCACACTGTGGTTACAGTCTTTTGTGATGAGtggtgattaaaaacaaaaagaatggACAGACACTGTAACCCCTGTTATGGTGGGAGGTAAGTGCTGGTAGGCAGCCAGAGGTACATAGACACATGTGCTGATACCTCTGCGTGTCCTCAGCAGATGGTAGATGTCAGGGCCATAGCAGTGTTGTGGAGCTTTCCTCTGGTGACCACCATCTCTCCCtggaaaaaaagataataattTTTGGTTGAAGActatcccagcatgcattgtGGCTAAAGACTTCAAGCACACATGGAATTAGCTGGTATATGTAATGTAGCCTGTTCCGGTTTACCATCATCTTAAGGGTAATGATAATACAGCATGTCACAAAGGTAAAGATGTCTATGTCTATGTCACAAGGAACTGAGGAAACAGGCACTATTAAAAATATTCTTAACAAGTTATTTATGAAATAACTCGATCAGCTCAAGGGAATGTATTAACTGCAGGTTTTACACTATTGTTTGTGAAATTCTAGCTGCAAAAACGAGACGATGGAAAAAATCATCacactgatttaacacaaacacaagcctgaGGCAGGCAGTCTCAAATTTACGGCACAAAAAAGGAGCATATAACACGAGAAGAAACTCAAGACAAGTCAGGCCACTTgtagagaagagagaagggCACTAACTACTAATGAAAACTACTAAAATGacttgaatatatatatagtgatgTTTTGAGCGATTTAGGTAAATTGATTTCTCACTTGAAAATAATAGTGTCATTCAAAGCatgatattaaatattattatactTATTTACAAGCATAAATATGATGATTTTAGCAGGTGCTTTCTGTGCTGTTATTGATTTAACTGTAAACAGAAACCAGATTTTCACCCACGAACTACAATAACTTTACAGCCAAAAGTGAAACCTTGCTCtcgccttcctcctcctcctcctcgatcAGCCAATCGGTCGGCTAGTTCttcctgaagctgctgctgttgtctcgGAGGCAGCCTCCACAGTGCCTGACCCATCTGTGTGCAGCACAGTACAAACAAAATTAATTTAGAAggtgcttcaaccttctgaatcaAAATGACCTGGATCGTCATCAAGatgataaaataatatatacCTGAATAATCCCACTGAGCCACATGGGGTAATAAGTACCCATcaagtttttttcctttggttATTTTAAAAGTACTGCATGTAAATAGTGTGTTTACATACACAAATGTGGTCTGTGTAGTAAGCAGTGCCACATCATAGGTTGCTAAGaacacatttttcatatttCTCATATATGTGAAATAtgctgcaaaaaataaaaaataaacataacataCATCACTACGCACTTCTTTACATACACTTGTTCAACTGCTCGTTAACACAAAAATTCAATCAACCAATCTGATGGCAGCAACTCTGCATGTAGACATGCTGAAGATAACAGCTGACATTCAGAGTGATCAGTATGGGAAAGAAAGTGTCTGAAGTGACTTTGAATGGCGCATGGAAGTTGGGCTAGGAGTTTCAGAAGCTGAAGATCAACAGGAATTTtcacacacaaccatctctaGCGTTTCTCTTTAGTTgacaaattgtatttttttgttgtgtatttataAAATCCACAAGACAAACTGTAAattaagaaataaatatgatcACACAAAGACTATACTTTGAACAATAAGCTGTCCACCTGTCAGGATGTATTGTTACAGTTATTGTTAACATAAACAGTTCACCAAAGGGCTTATACATCTGCTGAACAATGATACATTCTGCTTTCTGACATGTCAGGTGCCACAACTTTCTATAGACTGCTCATCACTGCATGTTCTATTACTCTGGATAAGACTGAAGTCCATCACATAAGCAAGTGACGTGTGGCTGGCGTTAAAGCTTTACGCTGTGTCCTTATCTGCCTTATGATGATTTAATTAGATGACTGTGCTCGACATTACT
Encoded proteins:
- the fbxo8 gene encoding F-box only protein 8, with the translated sequence MGQALWRLPPRQQQQLQEELADRLADRGGGGGRREQGRDGGHQRKAPQHCYGPDIYHLLRTRRGKEPHGFLDLEMLPPELGITILSYLNATDLCLAGCVWQDLGNDEYLWQGLCKSTWGHCSIYNRVLPAGFSYRRLYLQLDEGSLTFNANPQEGISYFISKGILVDHPNELAKFIFYTRRLNWKMLRIYLDERRDVLDELVTLHNFSNQFLPNALRDFFRHIHAPEERGEYLETLITKFSHRFCTCNPALVRELGLSPDAVYVLCYSLILLSIDLSSPHVKNKMSKREFIRNTRRAAHNVSDDFVGHLYDNIYLIGHVAA